A single genomic interval of Rhinopithecus roxellana isolate Shanxi Qingling chromosome 11, ASM756505v1, whole genome shotgun sequence harbors:
- the COMTD1 gene encoding catechol O-methyltransferase domain-containing protein 1 isoform X1: MTQPVPRLSVPAALALGSAALGAAFATGLFLGRRCPPWRGRREQCLLPPEDSTLWQYLLSRSMREHPALRSLRLLTLEQPQGDSMMTCEQAQLLANLARLIQAKKALDLGTFTGYSALALALALPADGRVVTCEVEAQPPELGRPLWRQAEAEHKIDLRLKPALETLDELLAAGEAGTFDVAVVDADKENCAAYYERCLQLLRPGGILAVLRVLWRGKVLQPPKGDMAAECVRNLNERIRRDVRVYISLLPLGDGLTLAFKI, translated from the exons ATGACCCAGCCGGTGCCCCGGCTCTCCGTGCCCGCCGCGCTGGCCCTGGGCTCAGCCGCGCTGGGCGCCGCCTTCGCCACTGGCCTCTTCCTGG GAAGGCGGTGCCCCCCATGGCGAGGCCGGCGAGAGCAGTGCCTGCTTCCCCCCGAGGACAGTACGCTGTGGCAGTATCTTCTGAGCCGCTCCATGCGGGAGCACCCGGCGCTGCGAAGCCTGAGGCTG CTGACCCTGGAGCAGCCGCAGGGGGATTCCATGATGACCTGCGAGCAGGCCCAGCTCTTGGCCAACCTGGCGCGGCTCATCCAGGCCAAGAAGGCGCTGGACCTGG GCACCTTCACGGGCTActctgccctggccctggccctggcgcTGCCCGCGGACGGGCGCGTGGTGACCTGCGAGGTGGAAGCGCAGCCCCCGGAGCTGGGGCGGCCCCTGTGGAGGCAG GCCGAGGCGGAGCACAAGATCGACCTCCGGCTGAAGCCCGCCCTGGAGACCCTGG ACGAACTGCTGGCGGCAGGCGAGGCCGGCACCTTCGACGTGGCCGTGGTGGATGCGGACAAGGAGAACTGCGCTGCCTACTACGAGCGCTGCCTGCAGCTGCTGCGACCTGGAGGCATCCTCGCCGTCCTCAGA GTCCTGTGGCGCGGGAAGGTGCTGCAACCTCCGAAAGGGGACATGGCGGCTGAGTGTGTGCGAAACCTAAACGAACGCATCCGGCGGGACGTCAGGGTCTACATCAGCCTCCTGCCCCTGGGCGATGGCCTCACCTTGGCCTTCAAGATCTAG
- the COMTD1 gene encoding catechol O-methyltransferase domain-containing protein 1 isoform X2: MTQPVPRLSVPAALALGSAALGAAFATGLFLGRRCPPWRGRREQCLLPPEDSTLWQYLLSRSMREHPALRSLRLLTLEQPQGDSMMTCEQAQLLANLARLIQAKKALDLGTFTGYSALALALALPADGRVVTCEVEAQPPELGRPLWRQAEAEHKIDLRLKPALETLDELLAAGEAGTFDVAVVDADKENCAAYYERCLQLLRPGGILAVLRLSPEACLSLPQPVS, from the exons ATGACCCAGCCGGTGCCCCGGCTCTCCGTGCCCGCCGCGCTGGCCCTGGGCTCAGCCGCGCTGGGCGCCGCCTTCGCCACTGGCCTCTTCCTGG GAAGGCGGTGCCCCCCATGGCGAGGCCGGCGAGAGCAGTGCCTGCTTCCCCCCGAGGACAGTACGCTGTGGCAGTATCTTCTGAGCCGCTCCATGCGGGAGCACCCGGCGCTGCGAAGCCTGAGGCTG CTGACCCTGGAGCAGCCGCAGGGGGATTCCATGATGACCTGCGAGCAGGCCCAGCTCTTGGCCAACCTGGCGCGGCTCATCCAGGCCAAGAAGGCGCTGGACCTGG GCACCTTCACGGGCTActctgccctggccctggccctggcgcTGCCCGCGGACGGGCGCGTGGTGACCTGCGAGGTGGAAGCGCAGCCCCCGGAGCTGGGGCGGCCCCTGTGGAGGCAG GCCGAGGCGGAGCACAAGATCGACCTCCGGCTGAAGCCCGCCCTGGAGACCCTGG ACGAACTGCTGGCGGCAGGCGAGGCCGGCACCTTCGACGTGGCCGTGGTGGATGCGGACAAGGAGAACTGCGCTGCCTACTACGAGCGCTGCCTGCAGCTGCTGCGACCTGGAGGCATCCTCGCCGTCCTCAGA TTATCCCCAGAAGCCTGCCTGTCACTTCCTCAGCCTGTCAGCTGA
- the VDAC2 gene encoding voltage-dependent anion-selective channel protein 2, which produces MATYGQTCARPMCIPPSYADLGKAARDIFNKGFGFGLVKLDVKTKSCSGVEFSTSGSSNTDTGKVTGTLETKYKWCEYGLTFTEKWNTDNTLGTEIAIEDQICQGLKLTFDTTFSPNTGKKSGKIKSSYKRECINLGCDVDFDFAGPAIHGSAVFGYEGWLAGYQMTFDSAKSKLTRNNFAVGYRTGDFQLHTNVNDGTEFGGSIYQKVCEDLDTSVNLAWTSGTNCTRFGIAAKYQLDPTASISAKVNNSSLIGVGYTQTLRPGVKLTLSALVDGKSINAGGHKLGLALELEA; this is translated from the exons ATGGCGACCTACGGACAGACTTGCGCGCGGC CAATGTGTATTCCTCCATCATATGCTGACCTTGGCAAAGCTGCCAGAGATATTTTCAACAAAGGATTTG GTTTTGGGTTGGTGAAACTGGATGTGAAAACAAAGTCTTGCAGTGGCGTG GAATTTTCAACATCTGGTTCATCTAATACAGACACTGGTAAAGTTACTGGGACCTTGGAGACCAAATACAAGTGGTGTGAGTATGGTCTGACTTTCACAGAAAAGTGGAACACTGATAACACTCTGGGAACAGAAATCGCAATTGAAGACCAg atTTGTCAAGGTTTGAAACTGACATTTGATACTACCTTCTCACCAAACACAGG aaagaaaagtgGTAAAATCAAGTCTTCTTACAAGAGGGAGTGTATAAACCTTGGTTGTGATGTTGATTTTGATTTTGCTGGACCTGCAATCCATGGTTCAGCTGTCTTTGGTTATGAGGGCTGGCTTGCTGGGTACCAGATGACCTTTGACAGTGCCAAATCAAAGCTGACAAGGAATAACTTCGCAGTGGGCTACAGGACTGGGGACTTCCAGCTACACACTAATGT GAATGATGGGACGGAATTTGGAGGATCAATTTATCAGAAAGTATGTGAAGATCTTGACACTTCAGTAAACCTTGCTTGGACATCAGGTACCAACTGCACTCGTTTTGGCATTGCAGCTAAATATCAGTTGGATCCCACTGCTTCCATTTCT gcaAAAGTCAACAACTCTAGCTTAATTGGAGTAGGCTACACTCAGACTCTGAGGCCTG GTGTGAAGCTTACACTCTCTGCTCTGGTAGACGGAAAGAGCATTAATGCTGGAGGCCACAAGCTTGGGCTCGCCCTGGAGTTGGAGGCTTAA